A stretch of Triticum aestivum cultivar Chinese Spring chromosome 1D, IWGSC CS RefSeq v2.1, whole genome shotgun sequence DNA encodes these proteins:
- the LOC123180441 gene encoding putative F-box protein At4g22180 has protein sequence MGTCSLVRMMSLLQLDLRILRTLLALSPPPSSHWKFRKHPPLMLMETETVVEILPEPPLMETETVLETLLELPLDVLMDIFSLLELPDLIRASSVCSFWRSAYSTLHNQLGQYKRPQTPCLLYASEADGENVASLYSLAEKRVYKLTLPDPPIRSRHLIGSSHGWLVTADEKSELHLLNPITGQQIALPLAITIEQIEPILDSAGAVNKIKMWDLAPNDDPNEFSDCLYIRAFVFPDPPTGSYIVVIIHSPEQYLSFSRVGDYKWTSLPGENYEQCIHMDGLLYAFTENGGVYTFDLTGSTFTRNIIADELQNYKTDGYTYFVQAPWGDLLQVCRALDFTPEVFIKTKKVLFYKVDVAAKELVEMNGLHDHVLFLGRSQSQCLSTEEYPQLKPNRVYFTDDMTYISKYKNNDRDIGILNLENDNREDVPKLWCNWPNPIWMTPNLTRINMALDK, from the coding sequence ATGGGGACGTGTAGCTTAGTGAGGATGATGAGCTTATTGCAGCTAGACTTGAGAATTTTGCGTACGCTACTGGCTCTTTCCCCCCCTCCCAGTTCACATTGGAAATTCAGAAAACACCCGCCATTGATGCTGATGGAGACCGAGACCGTGGTGGAAATATTGCCGGAGCCGCCGCTGATGGAGACCGAGACTGTGCTTGAAACACTGCTGGAGCTGCCGCTGGATGTATTGATGGATATCTTTTCCCTCCTGGAGCTTCCTGACCTCATTCGTGCGAGCTCTGTGTGCTCCTTCTGGCGCTCTGCTTATAGTACTCTACATAACCAGCTTGGGCAATATAAGCGGCCCCAGACACCTTGCCTCCTCTACGCCTCCGAAGCCGATGGTGAGAACGTAGCTTCTCTCTACAGTCTTGCAGAAAAGAGGGTCTACAAGCTAACTCTTCCGGATCCACCTATCCGTAGTAGGCATCTCATTGGGTCCTCCCATGGCTGGTTAGTTACTGCTGATGAGAAGTCCGAGCTTCACCTTCTCAATCCGATCACTGGTCAACAGATTGCCCTCCCCTTGGCGATCACCATCGAGCAAATAGAGCCGATCTTAGATAGTGCCGGTGCAGTTAATAAGATTAAGATGTGGGATCTAGCGCCGAACGATGATCCGAATGAGTTTTCTGACTGCCTCTACATCAGGGCATTTGTGTTTCCTGATCCACCCACGGGAAGCTACATTGTGGTTATCATCCACAGTCCAGAGCAATATCTTTCGTTTTCAAGGGTAGGTGATTATAAATGGACCTCGCTGCCGGGCGAGAACTATGAACAATGCATCCACATGGATGGTCTATTGTATGCATTCACAGAAAACGGAGGAGTTTATACTTTTGATCTGACCGGTTCTACCTTCACAAGGAATATTATTGCAGACGAGTTGCAGAATTACAAGACGGATGGGTACACGTACTTTGTTCAGGCTCCATGGGGTGATCTGTTGCAAGTTTGCAGAGCATTAGATTTCACACCCGAAGTGTTCATAAAGACTAAGAAAGTACTATTTTATAAAGTTGATGTGGCAGCAAAAGAACTTGTGGAAATGAATGGCTTGCATGATCATGTGCTGTTTCTTGGGCGTAGTCAGTCGCAATGCCTTAGTACCGAGGAATATCCACAACTGAAGCCAAATCGTGTTTATTTCACGGACGACATGACATATATTTCGAAGTATAAGAATAATGACCGGGATATAGGTATTCTCAACTTGGAAAATGACAATAGGGAAGATGTACCTAAGCTTTGGTGCAATTGGCCAAATCCCATATGGATGACACCCAACCTCACAAGGATTAACATGGCTTTGGACAAATAG